One Triticum dicoccoides isolate Atlit2015 ecotype Zavitan chromosome 5B, WEW_v2.0, whole genome shotgun sequence genomic window carries:
- the LOC119310965 gene encoding fasciclin-like arabinogalactan protein 2, whose product MEARRRTLLVALAVLALAAAAEGYNITKILAAYPEYSQFNKLLTQTRLAQDINKRRTITVLVVANGDMGSLAGGGRTLQTIRHMLQIHVLVDYYGGKKLHQLAHGVTACSSMFQESGAAPGMSGYVNITQHRGGKVTFTAEDAEDSAPSSAFVKSVKEIPYDLAVLQISKVLASPEAEAPVAAPAPVNITELLSKKYCKSFAGLLAADADAYSTINATKDNGLTLFCPVDSAVASFMPKYKNLTAKGRTAILLYHAVPDYYSLQLLTSNSGKVSTLATSNVAKKDYSFDVEKDGETAELDTKVNSASVTYTIKDDDPLAVYAISKFLQPKELYKIAKDIAPAPAPEAPKKKKTTKKKPSAAASPSDDDDDSTADSPDDSSSDDATADKDGAAPSAVAGWVTAAVAVASALALAA is encoded by the exons atggaggcgcggcggcggacgttgcTGGTGGCGCTGGCGGTGCTggccctggcggcggcggcggaggggtacAACATCACCAAGATCCTGGCGGCGTACCCGGAGTACTCGCAGTTCAACAAGCTGCTGACGCAGACGCGGCTGGCGCAGGACATCAACAAGCGCCGCACCATCACCGTGCTCGTCGTGGCCAACGGCGACATGGGCAGCCTCGCCGGCGGGGGCCGCACGCTGCAGACCATCCGCCACATGCTCCAGATTCACGTCCTCGTCGACTACTACGGCGGCAAGAAGCTCCACCAGCTCGCGCATGGCGTCACCGCATGCTCCTCCATGTTCCAG GAGTCCGGCGCGGCCCCCGGCATGTCCGGGTACGTGAACATCACGCAGCACCGGGGCGGCAAGGTGACGTTCACGGCGGAGGACGCGGAGGACAGCGCGCCGTCCTCCGCCTTCGTCAAGTCCGTCAAGGAGATCCCCTACGACCTGGCGGTGCTCCAGATCAGCAAGGTGCTGGCCTCGCCGGAGGCCGAGGCGCCCGTGGCGGCGCCGGCGCCCGTCAACATCACCGAACTGCTCTCCAAGAAGTACTGCAAGAGCTTCGCGGGCCTGCtggccgccgacgccgacgcctaCAGCACCATCAACGCCACCAAGGACAACGGGCTCACCCTCTTCTGCCCCGTCGACTCCGCCGTCGCCTCCTTCATGCCCAAGTACAAGAACCTGACGGCCAAGGGCCGGACGGCCATCCTGCTCTACCACGCCGTGCCGGACTACTACTCGCTGCAGCTGCTCACCTCCAACAGCGGCAAGGTGAGCACGCTCGCCACCTCCAACGTCGCCAAGAAGGACTACAGCTTCGACGTGGAGAAGGACGGCGAGACCGCGGAGCTCGACACCAAGGTGAACTCGGCGTCGGTCACCTACACCATCAAGGACGACGACCCGCTCGCCGTCTACGCCATCTCCAAGTTCCTGCAGCCCAAGGAGCTGTACAAGATCGCCAAGGACATCGCCCCCGCGCCGGcgcccgaggcccccaagaagaagaagaccaccaaGAAGAAGCCCTCTGCGGCCGCCTCGCcctcggacgacgacgacgactccaCCGCGGACTCGCCCGACGACTCCTCGTCTGACGACGCCACCGCCGACAAGGACGGCGCCGCGCCGTCCGCGGTCGCCGGGTGGGTGACGGCCGCGGTGGCCGTGGCCTCGGCGCTGGCATTGGCAGCTTAA